A single window of Nicotiana tomentosiformis chromosome 1, ASM39032v3, whole genome shotgun sequence DNA harbors:
- the LOC104119345 gene encoding uncharacterized protein, whose product MEKIQHKNVSINGINMHVAEIGEGPAVVFVHGFPELWYSWRHQMLYLSNKGYRAIAPDLRGYGDTDSPPDATNYTVFHIVGDLVALLDVLGLDQVYLVGHDWGALIAWYFSLFRPDRIKALVNLSVVFRPRHPSRKPVDSLRELFGDDYYMCRFQKPGEVEEEFASVDTATVIKGFLSSRDPRPPCIPKEIGFHQALAKSPATLPSWITEEDVHYFAEKLKKTGFTGGLNYYRNLDKNWELTAPFSGCKIQVPTKFVVGDLDATYHVPGTKEYIHNGGFKKEVPNLQEVVVMEGAGHFINQEKPAEINSHIYDFIQRF is encoded by the exons ATGGAGAAAATACAGCACAAAAATGTATCCATTAATGGTATAAACATGCACGTAGCAGAAATCGGAGAAGGCCCAGCAGTTGTATTTGTACATGGCTTCCCTGAACTATGGTACTCATGGCGCCACCAAATGTTGTACCTTTCTAACAAAGGCTACAGAGCCATTGCTCCTGACCTTCGTGGCTACGGTGACACTGATTCTCCACCCGATGCTACAAATTACACTGTTTTTCATATTGTTGGAGACTTAGTTGCTCTTTTAGATGTTCTGGGTCTAGACCAAGTTTACTTGGTAGGACATGATTGGGGTGCTCTAATTGCTTGGTATTTCAGCTTGTTTCGTCCTGATCGAATTAAGGCTTTGGTTAATCTAAGTGTTGTATTCCGTCCTAGGCATCCTTCGCGAAAACCGGTGGATAGCTTGCGAGAGTTGTTTGGCGATGACTATTATATGTGCAGATTTCAG AAACCTGGGGAAGTGGAAGAGGAGTTTGCTTCAGTTGATACTGCAACAGTCATTAAGGGATTTCTTTCTTCACGTGATCCACGCCCACCTTGCATTCCTAAGGAGATAGGCTTTCATCAGGCCTTAGCTAAGTCACCAGCGACATTACCCTCATGGATAACAGAAGAAGATGTGCATTATTTTGCTGAGAAATTAAAAAAGACAGGCTTCACTGGAGGATTGAACTACTACCGAAATCTGGACAA AAACTGGGAGCTTACAGCACCATTTAGTGGATGCAAAATTCAAGTTCCTACTAAGTTTGTGGTTGGTGATCTGGACGCGACGTATCATGTTCCTGGAACCAAGGAGTATATACACAATGGCGGTTTCAAGAAAGAAGTGCCTAATTTGCAGGAGGTTGTTGTAATGGAGGGAGCTGGTCACTTCATCAACCAAGAAAAGCCTGCCGAAATAAATTCCCACATTTATGATTTTATTCAGAGGTTTTAA
- the LOC138907245 gene encoding uncharacterized protein, with the protein MKEANIIIISGSTKLIEGFGKETVLLPGGTILAVNDALYCSGFERNLLSFKDIRQNGYHIGTTNEGKVEYLYIATIKAEKKYVLEKLLVFSSGLYYTSISVVESHAIVNKELTNDFIIWHDRLYHPGYNMMRKIIDNSHGHSLKNQKILQTKEFSCDACSQRKLIIRPSVIKVGVESPAFLERIQGDISFARLLAQLIRLRAQFPDYAIKTLRLDNAGEFTFQTFNDYCISTRITIEHPVAHVHTQNGLAESLIKCL; encoded by the exons atgaaagaagccaATATCATAATAATatctggtagtacaaaattaattgagggcTTTGGAAAAGAGACTGTATTACTACCAGGAGGAACTATATTGGCTGTTAATGATGCATTATATTGTAGTGGGTTTgaaagaaacttattgagtttcaaagatattcgccaaaatggctatcatattgggACCACCAATGAAGGAAAGGTTGAATACCTCTATATTGCTACAATAAAAGCGGAAAAGAAGTATGTGCTTGAAAAGCTTCTCGTATTTTCCTCCGGATTATACTACACTAGTATTAGTGTAGTTGaatcacatgccatagtaaacaaggagcttactaatgattttattatttggcatgaccggttgtaCCATCCTGGTTATAATATGATGCGCAAAATAATTGATAATTCACATGGTCATTCATTGAAGAACCAGAAGATTCTTCAAactaaagaattctcttgtgATGCATGTTCTCAAAGAAAactgattattagaccatcagtAATTAAAGTTGGAGTTGAATCTCCTGCATTTTTGGAACGCATACAAGGCGATATAT CCTTTGCGAGGTTACTAGCTCAATTAATAAGATTAAGAGCACAGTTTccagattatgcaattaagacacttcgtcttgataatgctggtgaatTTACGTTCCAGACCTTTAATGATTATTGCATATCAACTAggataacaattgagcatccAGTTGCTCacgttcatactcaaaatggtctaGCAGAATCATTGATCAAATGCCTCTAA